In Planctomycetota bacterium, the genomic window CGTTTTGCACGGTGATCCTCCGCCGCATAAGGTTTCGATAACGACCAGCGTCTAACGATCAAGACGCCCCCCCGGATTGGTCGAAAGATAGGTCGGGACGTCGATCAGCGTCCCGAACAAGCCATCCGGCTTGACGCGCCAGGTAGGTCCGATATTTTCATTCATCAGGGATAGACGCACATGCTTTCACCCCAGCAGGCCCGTATCCACCCGTTCAAGGTCGTCCCCTCGCTCCCCGAGCCGCTCGAACCGCTTCTGACCATCGCGCGCAATCTCTGGTGGGCATGGCACCCCGAAGCGGTCGAATTGTTCATGCGCGTTGACGGCGACCTCTGGCGGCAGACCAAGCACAATCCCGTCCGCCTGCTCGGCTCGTGTCCGCAGGATCGGCTCGAAGAGCTGGCTCGCGACGAATCGTTCCTCTCCGCCATCAAGCGCGTCGAAGAGGAACTCAACGATCATCTCAAAACCGACGGGTGGTTCCAGCGGAACTTCCCCGATGCCAACGACTGCTGCGTCGCGTACTTCTGCGCCGAGTTCGGTCTGACCGAATGCCTGCAGGTCTACTCCGGCGGCCTGGGCATTCTTGCCGGCGACCATCTCAAGAGCGCCTCCGAACTGGCCGTTCCGCTGGTGGCGGTCGGCTTGCTCTACCGCAATGGTTACTTCCAGCAGTACCTCAACGCCGACGGATGGCAGCAGGAGTTTTATCCCGAACTGGACTTTACGAATCTGCCGATCCGCCCGGTGCATGACGCGGACGGCCATCAGTTGACGGTGTCGGTCGATCTGCCCGGCCGCAAGCTCAACATCGCGGTGTGGGAGGCGAAGGTCGGGCGCACGCGCCTGTTCCTTTTGGACACGAATCTGCCGACCAACGAAGGCGACGACCGCGGGATCACGAGCCAGCTTTACGGCGGCGACATGGAACTGCGCATCAAGCAGGAGCTGGTGCTGGGCATCGGCGGTCTGCGGGCGCTGACGGCGATGCAGATCAAGCCGTCCGTGCTGCACATGAACGAAGGCCACGCCGCATTCCTCGCGCTTGAGCACATCCGCGTGCTCATCGAAAAGTACAACCTCACCTTCGACGAAGCCCGTCAGTCCGCCGCGGCGAGCCATGTGTTCACCACGCATACCCCCGTCCCCGCCGGCATCGACCGCTTCCCCCCGGAGATGATCCAGCGCTACTTCAAGGATTATCACAGCTCGCTGAAGCTCGACATGGAAGGCCTGCTCGCGCTCGGCCGCGAGAACGTCGCCAATCGCAACGAGTTCTTCTCCATGGCCGTGCTTGCCATCCGCACCTCCGACGGCGCCAACGGCGTCTCGAAGCTGCACGGCGAAGTGTCGCGCGACATGTGGGCGAACATCTGGCCCAAGCTGCCCAACGAAGAAGTGCCGATCGGTCACGTGACCAACGGCGTGCATGCCCGCACGTGGCTCTCGCCCGATCTGATCTGGCTCTTCGATCGCTACCTGTCGCGCAACTGGAAGTTCAAGCCCAACGATCAGAGCGTCTGGGACGGCATCAAGCAGATCCCCGACGAGGAGCTATGGCGGATTCACGGTCATCGCCGCCAGCGTCTGGTGCACTGGCTCCGCCGCACGCACAAGGAGCAGATGGAGCGCCGCGGCGCGTCCAGCGCCGAACTTGGCGCGATCGACGAATTGTTCGATCACAAGGCGCTGACCATCGGTTTCGCACGCCGGTTCGCCACGTACAAGCGCGCGAATCTTTTGTTCCGCGATCCCGAGCGGCTCATGCGGATTCTCGGCAGCAAGGATCGCCCGGTGCAGATCGTCATCGCCGGCAAGGCCCACCCCGCCGACACGCAGGGCAAGGAGCTGATCCGTCAGATTGTGCATTTCGCCCGGGAAAACGGGGCGTCGACGCGCGTCGTGTTCATCGAGAACTACAACATGCACGTCGCCCGCTACCTCGTGCAGGGCGTGGACGTGTGGCTCAATACGCCCCGCCGCGGCATGGAGGCGTCGGGGACGAGCGGCATGAAGGCGGCGCTCAACGGCGTGCTTAACTGCTCGATTCTCGACGGGTGGTGGGACGAGGCGTGGGCGAAGGACGTCGGCTGGGCCATCGGGCGCGGCGAGGCGTACTCCAACTACGACTATCAGGACCAGGTCGAAAGCCAGTCGCTTTATGACCTGCTCGAGAAGCAGATCGTGCCGATGTACTACGATCGCGACGGCAACGGACTTCCGCGCATGTGGATCAAGTGGATGAAGAACACGATGCGCGCGATGAGCCCGGTGTACAACACCAATCGCATGGTCGCCGACTATGTCCAGAAGTATTACCTGCCCGCGCATCGCCGCACGCGCAAGCTCACCGCCGACGGCCTCAAGGGCGGCGTCGAACTCTCGCACTACATCTCCAACCTGCACCAGCACTGGGGCCAGGTCCGCATTCAGGAGATCAATGCCAACACCGGCAAGCCGCTGGGCGTGCGCCAGCCCATGAACGTCATCGCCAAGGTGAACCTCGGCGACCTGGCGCCGGCGGATGTGCGCGTGCAGATTTACTACGGCCCGCTCGACGTCGAGGGCCGCATTCAGGGCGGCACCTGCGTCGACATGTCGCAGACCAACGACCTCGGCGCCGGCGTCCACGAATACACCGGCTCCTTCGCCGTCGATAACTCCGGCAAGCACGGCATGGCCGTCCGCGTCATCCCCGGCAACCCGGCGATGGCCACCCCGTTCATCCCCGGCGTCATCGCATGGGACAACGAACCCGAACGCGCCCGCACCCCCGACCGAACCCCGGTCCCCGCCGAAGTCTGATCCGTCCATCACACCCCAACCCAACCCAAGCCCACGGCCTTCCGCCGTGGGCTTTTTTCATGCGCCCGCATCGCCCGCCGCATCGCCGGCCCGCACCACATCGCCTATTTTCCTTGTATTTTGAAAGGCCCCCATTAAAATCGAAGCGTGTTCGGTGTCGGGTCGGACGCCTTGAATTCAAAATAGATTGAAAGGTGAGAATCATGCCCCATCGTG contains:
- the glgP gene encoding alpha-glucan family phosphorylase, translated to MLSPQQARIHPFKVVPSLPEPLEPLLTIARNLWWAWHPEAVELFMRVDGDLWRQTKHNPVRLLGSCPQDRLEELARDESFLSAIKRVEEELNDHLKTDGWFQRNFPDANDCCVAYFCAEFGLTECLQVYSGGLGILAGDHLKSASELAVPLVAVGLLYRNGYFQQYLNADGWQQEFYPELDFTNLPIRPVHDADGHQLTVSVDLPGRKLNIAVWEAKVGRTRLFLLDTNLPTNEGDDRGITSQLYGGDMELRIKQELVLGIGGLRALTAMQIKPSVLHMNEGHAAFLALEHIRVLIEKYNLTFDEARQSAAASHVFTTHTPVPAGIDRFPPEMIQRYFKDYHSSLKLDMEGLLALGRENVANRNEFFSMAVLAIRTSDGANGVSKLHGEVSRDMWANIWPKLPNEEVPIGHVTNGVHARTWLSPDLIWLFDRYLSRNWKFKPNDQSVWDGIKQIPDEELWRIHGHRRQRLVHWLRRTHKEQMERRGASSAELGAIDELFDHKALTIGFARRFATYKRANLLFRDPERLMRILGSKDRPVQIVIAGKAHPADTQGKELIRQIVHFARENGASTRVVFIENYNMHVARYLVQGVDVWLNTPRRGMEASGTSGMKAALNGVLNCSILDGWWDEAWAKDVGWAIGRGEAYSNYDYQDQVESQSLYDLLEKQIVPMYYDRDGNGLPRMWIKWMKNTMRAMSPVYNTNRMVADYVQKYYLPAHRRTRKLTADGLKGGVELSHYISNLHQHWGQVRIQEINANTGKPLGVRQPMNVIAKVNLGDLAPADVRVQIYYGPLDVEGRIQGGTCVDMSQTNDLGAGVHEYTGSFAVDNSGKHGMAVRVIPGNPAMATPFIPGVIAWDNEPERARTPDRTPVPAEV